A portion of the Juglans microcarpa x Juglans regia isolate MS1-56 chromosome 1D, Jm3101_v1.0, whole genome shotgun sequence genome contains these proteins:
- the LOC121266830 gene encoding probable serine/threonine-protein kinase WNK10 isoform X2: MTSGAGLLMPPNTGVFGTMAELPESVADHLEKDPTGRYVRYNEVLGRGAFKTVDLKCDNIFVNGNHGEVKIGDLGLALLMQQPTAQSVIGTPEFMAPELYEEEYNELVDIYSFGMCMLEMVTFEYPYSECKNPAQIYKKVTSGIKPAALGKVSDPQIKEFIEKCLVSVSERLSAKELLQDHFLRAENPKEPIRDPLQLPDQSLKANSLPKSGPHSMDIDSDYKQLSLSTCTGSNNGSPSCPVLEFQRKNKNNEFRLRGKKNDDSSVSLTLRIADSSGRVRNIHFLFYLDTDTALSVAGEMVEQLELADHDVAFISEFIDYLIMKLLPGWKPSSDYSSSGAVTPCGISPVIEDGKTLMTCQWDSMLTGGPAGLVVEQDVLSELSMCPQDGGVRAEEGSVCNNADSTICLGDYNSSPGLANFEDQHSQASVASDILVEASSTKRGNAAESIDCNIDESHKQLSWYFSEIELGDTYYDDCRFQRMDSSGTECVVDEFAKTSELSFPVLSGKSKMMSLTSSCSSLSLEEKDIDVELKLELDAIESQYQNLFQELSQMREEALEATKRRWMARKKLAVH; encoded by the exons TACAATGAAGTCTTGGGCAGGGGTGCTTTCAAAACTGT GGACTTAAAATGTGACAATATTTTTGTTAATGGAAATCATGGAGAAGTTAAGATTGGAGACCTCGGGTTGGCACTTTTAATGCAGCAACCTACTGCTCAAAGTGTGATTG GGACTCCTGAGTTTATGGCTCCTGAGCTATATGAAGAAGAATACAATGAACTTGTCGACATATATTCATTTGGGATGTGCATGTTGGAGATGGTTACTTTTGAGTACCCATACAGTGAATGCAAAAACCCAGCTCAAATATATAAGAAAGTTACCTCG GGCATTAAACCTGCTGCACTCGGTAAGGTGAGTGATCCCCAAATTAAGGAATTTATAGAGAAATGTCTGGTTTCAGTATCTGAGAGACTGTCAGCAAAGGAGCTTCTCCAAGACCATTTCCTCAGAGCTGAGAATCCAAAGGAACCAATTCGTGATCCCTTACAGTTACCTGATCAAAGTCTCAAAGCAAACAGTTTACCCAAGTCTGGCCCTCATTCCATGGACATAGATTCTGACTATAAGCAGCTATCTTTAAGCACGTGTACAGGAAGCAACAATGGTAGTCCAAGCTGTCCAGTTTTGGAATTTCAGaggaaaaataagaacaatgaaTTTAGGTTAAGAGGGAAGAAAAATGATGACAGCTCAGTATCATTGACCTTGCGTATTGCAGACTCTTCTG GTCGAGTGAGGAATATACACTTCCTCTTTTATCTTGATACAGATACTGCACTTTCAGTGGCTGGCGAGATGGTTGAACAACTGGAGTTGGCAGATCATGATGTGGCATTCATATCTGAGTTTATTGATTACTTGATCATGAAACTTCTTCCTGGATGGAAGCCATCATCTGATTACTCCTCAAGTGGAGCAGTAACTCCATGTGGCATTTCCCCAGTCATTGAAGATGGAAAAACATTAATGACCTGTCAATGGGATTCAATGCTAACTGGTGGTCCAGCTGGGTTGGTGGTTGAGCAAGATGTTCTGTCTGAGTTAAGTATGTGTCCTCAGGATGGTGGAGTACGGGCTGAGGAAGGTAGCGTGTGCAATAATGCTGACAGTACCATTTGCCTTGGCGACTATAATTCTTCTCCAGGTTTGGCTAATTTCGAGGATCAACATTCACAAGCATCAGTTGCTTCAGATATACTGGTGGAAGCATCTTCAACCAAACGTGGAAACGCAGCTGAATCTATTGATTGTAATATTGATGAAAGTCACAAACAATTAAGTTGGTATTTCTCTGAAATAGAGCTTGGGGATACATATTATGATGACTGCAGATTCCAACGAATGGATAGCAGTGGCACAGAGTGCGTTGTGGATGAATTTGCAAAGACATCAGAGTTGTCATTTCCTGTTCTGAGTGGAAAATCCAAAATGATGAGTTTAACAAGCAGCTGTTCGTCACTGTCCTTGGAAGAGAAAGATATAGATGTGGAGCTAAAGTTGGAACTTGATGCAATCGAGTCACAGTATCAAAACTTGTTTCAGGAACTTTCTCAGATGAGGGAAGAAGCATTGGAGGCCACCAAAAGGCGATGGATGGCAAGGAAGAAACTGGCTGTCCATTGA
- the LOC121266830 gene encoding probable serine/threonine-protein kinase WNK10 isoform X1 — protein sequence MTSGAGLLMPPNTGVFGTMAELPESVADHLEKDPTGRYVRYNEVLGRGAFKTVFKAFDEVDGIEVAWNQVRIDDVLQSPEDLEKLYSEVHLLKLLKHDNIIKFYNSWVDDKKKTVNMITELFTSGSLRQYRKKHKNVDIKAIKNWARQILLGLVYLHGHNPPVIHRDLKCDNIFVNGNHGEVKIGDLGLALLMQQPTAQSVIGTPEFMAPELYEEEYNELVDIYSFGMCMLEMVTFEYPYSECKNPAQIYKKVTSGIKPAALGKVSDPQIKEFIEKCLVSVSERLSAKELLQDHFLRAENPKEPIRDPLQLPDQSLKANSLPKSGPHSMDIDSDYKQLSLSTCTGSNNGSPSCPVLEFQRKNKNNEFRLRGKKNDDSSVSLTLRIADSSGRVRNIHFLFYLDTDTALSVAGEMVEQLELADHDVAFISEFIDYLIMKLLPGWKPSSDYSSSGAVTPCGISPVIEDGKTLMTCQWDSMLTGGPAGLVVEQDVLSELSMCPQDGGVRAEEGSVCNNADSTICLGDYNSSPGLANFEDQHSQASVASDILVEASSTKRGNAAESIDCNIDESHKQLSWYFSEIELGDTYYDDCRFQRMDSSGTECVVDEFAKTSELSFPVLSGKSKMMSLTSSCSSLSLEEKDIDVELKLELDAIESQYQNLFQELSQMREEALEATKRRWMARKKLAVH from the exons TACAATGAAGTCTTGGGCAGGGGTGCTTTCAAAACTGT TTTTAAGGCATTTGATGAAGTTGATGGAATAGAAGTTGCTTGGAACCAAGTGAGGATTGATGATGTTTTGCAGTCACCAGaagatttggaaaaattgtattCTGAAGTGCATCTgctgaaattgttgaaacaTGATAATATCATCAAGTTCTATAATTCTTGGGTGgatgataaaaagaaaactgtGAATATGATAACTGAGCTGTTCACATCTGGAAGCCTGAGACA ATATCGTAAGAAGCATAAAAATGTGGATATAAAGGCCATAAAGAATTGGGCAAGGCAGATTCTCCTAGGTTTAGTCTATCTTCACGGTCACAATCCACCTGTTATTCACAGGGACTTAAAATGTGACAATATTTTTGTTAATGGAAATCATGGAGAAGTTAAGATTGGAGACCTCGGGTTGGCACTTTTAATGCAGCAACCTACTGCTCAAAGTGTGATTG GGACTCCTGAGTTTATGGCTCCTGAGCTATATGAAGAAGAATACAATGAACTTGTCGACATATATTCATTTGGGATGTGCATGTTGGAGATGGTTACTTTTGAGTACCCATACAGTGAATGCAAAAACCCAGCTCAAATATATAAGAAAGTTACCTCG GGCATTAAACCTGCTGCACTCGGTAAGGTGAGTGATCCCCAAATTAAGGAATTTATAGAGAAATGTCTGGTTTCAGTATCTGAGAGACTGTCAGCAAAGGAGCTTCTCCAAGACCATTTCCTCAGAGCTGAGAATCCAAAGGAACCAATTCGTGATCCCTTACAGTTACCTGATCAAAGTCTCAAAGCAAACAGTTTACCCAAGTCTGGCCCTCATTCCATGGACATAGATTCTGACTATAAGCAGCTATCTTTAAGCACGTGTACAGGAAGCAACAATGGTAGTCCAAGCTGTCCAGTTTTGGAATTTCAGaggaaaaataagaacaatgaaTTTAGGTTAAGAGGGAAGAAAAATGATGACAGCTCAGTATCATTGACCTTGCGTATTGCAGACTCTTCTG GTCGAGTGAGGAATATACACTTCCTCTTTTATCTTGATACAGATACTGCACTTTCAGTGGCTGGCGAGATGGTTGAACAACTGGAGTTGGCAGATCATGATGTGGCATTCATATCTGAGTTTATTGATTACTTGATCATGAAACTTCTTCCTGGATGGAAGCCATCATCTGATTACTCCTCAAGTGGAGCAGTAACTCCATGTGGCATTTCCCCAGTCATTGAAGATGGAAAAACATTAATGACCTGTCAATGGGATTCAATGCTAACTGGTGGTCCAGCTGGGTTGGTGGTTGAGCAAGATGTTCTGTCTGAGTTAAGTATGTGTCCTCAGGATGGTGGAGTACGGGCTGAGGAAGGTAGCGTGTGCAATAATGCTGACAGTACCATTTGCCTTGGCGACTATAATTCTTCTCCAGGTTTGGCTAATTTCGAGGATCAACATTCACAAGCATCAGTTGCTTCAGATATACTGGTGGAAGCATCTTCAACCAAACGTGGAAACGCAGCTGAATCTATTGATTGTAATATTGATGAAAGTCACAAACAATTAAGTTGGTATTTCTCTGAAATAGAGCTTGGGGATACATATTATGATGACTGCAGATTCCAACGAATGGATAGCAGTGGCACAGAGTGCGTTGTGGATGAATTTGCAAAGACATCAGAGTTGTCATTTCCTGTTCTGAGTGGAAAATCCAAAATGATGAGTTTAACAAGCAGCTGTTCGTCACTGTCCTTGGAAGAGAAAGATATAGATGTGGAGCTAAAGTTGGAACTTGATGCAATCGAGTCACAGTATCAAAACTTGTTTCAGGAACTTTCTCAGATGAGGGAAGAAGCATTGGAGGCCACCAAAAGGCGATGGATGGCAAGGAAGAAACTGGCTGTCCATTGA
- the LOC121242920 gene encoding calcium-binding protein KIC: MEDNMKTTMKMEFEDLLPVMAEKLDVEAFVTELCKGFKLLADPERKLITPESLRKNSGLLGMEGMSKEDAEGMVKEGDLDGDGVLNETEFCILMVRLSPGMMEDAEAWLEKALDQELRKSSA, from the coding sequence ATGGAGGACAACATGAAAACCACCATGAAGATGGAATTTGAGGACTTGCTGCCAGTTATGGCAGAAAAGCTAGATGTCGAGGCCTTTGTGACCGAATTATGCAAGGGATTCAAGCTTCTAGCAGACCCAGAAAGGAAGTTGATAACACCCGAGAGTCTAAGGAAAAATTCAGGACTCCTGGGTATGGAGGGGATGAGCAAAGAGGACGCGGAGGGGATGGTTAAAGAAGGCGATCTTGATGGCGATGGGGTGCTTAATGAGACTGAGTTTTGCATTCTGATGGTGAGGCTGAGCCCCGGAATGATGGAAGATGCAGAGGCATGGCTCGAGAAGGCGCTTGATCAAGAGCTGAGGAAATCTTCAGCTTGA